The following proteins come from a genomic window of Maniola hyperantus chromosome 8, iAphHyp1.2, whole genome shotgun sequence:
- the LOC117984352 gene encoding sodium-dependent nutrient amino acid transporter 1-like isoform X2 produces the protein MDLCVEYVSKETVRRVFDVFKTQVCTIAISFTLFNSVRLPREAFKYGDIPYLVIYSFWLLVVALPTTLLQLAIGQLSHQDPVGVWRAVPILRGVGHLKILTSYVCCIYSMVYIALSAAYMIWIGKGTFPLKDCTKVHMTPNGYENKMNASECFNSTFLAPFTEQPQYLGVMAILIFVLWFFVPIMLYRLHKSLRISLVILAPIIIIVAIILTVFLSDINTLSNMLESCEHWMPLSQPYIWHSTLVQALLSTQIVSGYLISAGGSLYRHSDVRWTSTFVTITNLLSGWLSVFLWQSIGGEGVKDTSFIAILVLIYQSSVSEKRSKEWPLLAFALVLVSGIITVLSLLFPIYDKLHRIAGDYWRIFACASSALGTALTVSVLAQGLDLAAVLDELVIPVLAVFTTIVEIVGFVFIYGWYYLTVDIHFVTGSRLPCFWLVTWWSTPVLLMGVTGWWLRSLLRVTWGEGQTLWPLGGVFIGILVVMVVMAAVAVAKEEQFNLLTKIASAFRPSRLWGPEEPMARYIWMSQRFINENGSDQEFPTDTKTFKHIINKYHDKCNEIYNEDWLHTTDIYQNSPKAQTKSDLLKNENPLYNNVGAIYSIPTVSSSKRKKKGEEQFRSPNVCIAKDELGGPVNCNCNRHFQLNVPDLRNNEVSTSL, from the exons ACAGTCAGACGGGTATTCGACGTATTCAAGACACAAGTATGCACCATAGCCATATCATTCACACTCTTCAACTCGGTCCGGCTACCACGAGAGGCGTTCAAGTATGGCGACATCCCGTACTTGGTCATCTATTCGTTCTGGTTGCTCGTGGTTGCGCTACCAACGACGCTGCTGCAGCTGGCGATCGGCCAACTCAGCCACCAGGACCCAGTTGGAGTATGGAGAGCTGTACCTATTTTACGAG GAGTGGGTCACCTGAAAATCCTTACGTCCTACGTATGCTGCATCTACAGCATGGTGTACATAGCACTGTCCGCCGCATACATGATCTGGATCGGAAAAGGCACCTTTCCATTGAAGGACTGTACAAAAGTACACATGACACCG AATGGCTACGAAAACAAAATGAATGCATCTGAATGTTTTAA CTCGACGTTTTTGGCGCCATTCACCGAACAGCCACAGTATCTCGGCGTAATGGCGATTTTAATATTCGTTTTATGGTTCTTTGTGCCCATTAT GTTATACCGCCTTCACAAAAGCCTCAGGATATCCCTGGTTATATTAGCTCCAATCATTATTATAGTTGCCATAATCTTAACCGTATTTTTATCAGACATAAACACATTATCAAACATGCTCGAATCGTGCGAGCATTGGATGCCATTATCACAACCGTATATTTGGCACAGTACGCTTGTACAAGCGTTATTGTCAACGCAAATAGTTAGTGGATATTTAATTAGTGCTGGAGGATCTTTATATAGACATTCTGATGTCAGATG GACATCAACATTTGTAACAATAACAAATCTACTGTCAGGATGGCTGTCTGTATTCTTGTGGCAGTCAATAGGAGGCGAAGGAGTAAAAGATACTAGTTTTATTGCAATATTAGTTTTAATATATCAGTCTTCCGTATCAGAGAAGCGATCAAAGGAATGGCCGCTTCTGGCCTTCGCGTTGGTGTTGGTATCAGGCATTATTACTGtg CTGTCACTACTATTCCCCATATACGATAAACTTCATCGTATAGCAGGGGACTATTGGCGGATCTTCGCCTGTGCATCATCAGCTCTTGGGACTGCACTGACCGTGTCTGTGCTCGCCCAAGGTTTGGATCTAGCTGCAGTGCTAGATGAGCTGGTGATCCCGGTACTGGCTGTGTTCACTACTATTGTGGAAATCGTGGGATTTGTTTTCATTTATG GTTGGTACTACCTCACAGTAGACATACACTTTGTGACCGGTTCAAGGTTACCATGTTTCTGGCTAGTGACGTGGTGGTCTACTCCAGTACTTCTGATGGGAGTCACAGGATGGTGGTTGCGGTCTTTGCTGAGGGTCACGTGGGGTGAGGGGCAGACGCTGTGGCCTTTGGGAGGCGTGTTCATTGGGATTCTGGTAGTCATGGTGGTGATGGCAGCGGTGGCTGTAGCAAAGGAGgagcaatttaatttattaact AAGATAGCATCAGCTTTCCGACCTTCTCGACTATGGGGCCCAGAGGAACCAATGGCAAGATACATTTGGATGTCACAACGATTTATAAACGAAAACGGATCCGATCAAGAATTCCCCACAGACACAAAAACATTTAAGCACATCATCAATAAATATCACGATAAATGCAACGAAATATACAATGAAGATTGGTTACATACAACTGATATATACCAAAATTCACCCAAAGCTCAAACTAAAAGTGACcttctcaaaaatgaaaatccgCTGTATAATAATGTTGGAGCAATATATTCTATACCAACAGTATCAAGtagtaaaagaaaaaagaaaggtGAGGAACAATTCAGATCACCAAATGTTTGTATTGCAAAAGATGAATTAGGAGGTCCAGTAAATTGTAATTGCAACAGGCATTTTCAACTTAATGTGCCCGATTTAAGGAACAACGAAGTATCGACTAGTCTCTAG
- the LOC117984352 gene encoding sodium-dependent nutrient amino acid transporter 1-like isoform X1, producing the protein MAVVNRPFGVVPSARDDSRQARTPRHGRTVRRVFDVFKTQVCTIAISFTLFNSVRLPREAFKYGDIPYLVIYSFWLLVVALPTTLLQLAIGQLSHQDPVGVWRAVPILRGVGHLKILTSYVCCIYSMVYIALSAAYMIWIGKGTFPLKDCTKVHMTPNGYENKMNASECFNSTFLAPFTEQPQYLGVMAILIFVLWFFVPIMLYRLHKSLRISLVILAPIIIIVAIILTVFLSDINTLSNMLESCEHWMPLSQPYIWHSTLVQALLSTQIVSGYLISAGGSLYRHSDVRWTSTFVTITNLLSGWLSVFLWQSIGGEGVKDTSFIAILVLIYQSSVSEKRSKEWPLLAFALVLVSGIITVLSLLFPIYDKLHRIAGDYWRIFACASSALGTALTVSVLAQGLDLAAVLDELVIPVLAVFTTIVEIVGFVFIYGWYYLTVDIHFVTGSRLPCFWLVTWWSTPVLLMGVTGWWLRSLLRVTWGEGQTLWPLGGVFIGILVVMVVMAAVAVAKEEQFNLLTKIASAFRPSRLWGPEEPMARYIWMSQRFINENGSDQEFPTDTKTFKHIINKYHDKCNEIYNEDWLHTTDIYQNSPKAQTKSDLLKNENPLYNNVGAIYSIPTVSSSKRKKKGEEQFRSPNVCIAKDELGGPVNCNCNRHFQLNVPDLRNNEVSTSL; encoded by the exons ACAGTCAGACGGGTATTCGACGTATTCAAGACACAAGTATGCACCATAGCCATATCATTCACACTCTTCAACTCGGTCCGGCTACCACGAGAGGCGTTCAAGTATGGCGACATCCCGTACTTGGTCATCTATTCGTTCTGGTTGCTCGTGGTTGCGCTACCAACGACGCTGCTGCAGCTGGCGATCGGCCAACTCAGCCACCAGGACCCAGTTGGAGTATGGAGAGCTGTACCTATTTTACGAG GAGTGGGTCACCTGAAAATCCTTACGTCCTACGTATGCTGCATCTACAGCATGGTGTACATAGCACTGTCCGCCGCATACATGATCTGGATCGGAAAAGGCACCTTTCCATTGAAGGACTGTACAAAAGTACACATGACACCG AATGGCTACGAAAACAAAATGAATGCATCTGAATGTTTTAA CTCGACGTTTTTGGCGCCATTCACCGAACAGCCACAGTATCTCGGCGTAATGGCGATTTTAATATTCGTTTTATGGTTCTTTGTGCCCATTAT GTTATACCGCCTTCACAAAAGCCTCAGGATATCCCTGGTTATATTAGCTCCAATCATTATTATAGTTGCCATAATCTTAACCGTATTTTTATCAGACATAAACACATTATCAAACATGCTCGAATCGTGCGAGCATTGGATGCCATTATCACAACCGTATATTTGGCACAGTACGCTTGTACAAGCGTTATTGTCAACGCAAATAGTTAGTGGATATTTAATTAGTGCTGGAGGATCTTTATATAGACATTCTGATGTCAGATG GACATCAACATTTGTAACAATAACAAATCTACTGTCAGGATGGCTGTCTGTATTCTTGTGGCAGTCAATAGGAGGCGAAGGAGTAAAAGATACTAGTTTTATTGCAATATTAGTTTTAATATATCAGTCTTCCGTATCAGAGAAGCGATCAAAGGAATGGCCGCTTCTGGCCTTCGCGTTGGTGTTGGTATCAGGCATTATTACTGtg CTGTCACTACTATTCCCCATATACGATAAACTTCATCGTATAGCAGGGGACTATTGGCGGATCTTCGCCTGTGCATCATCAGCTCTTGGGACTGCACTGACCGTGTCTGTGCTCGCCCAAGGTTTGGATCTAGCTGCAGTGCTAGATGAGCTGGTGATCCCGGTACTGGCTGTGTTCACTACTATTGTGGAAATCGTGGGATTTGTTTTCATTTATG GTTGGTACTACCTCACAGTAGACATACACTTTGTGACCGGTTCAAGGTTACCATGTTTCTGGCTAGTGACGTGGTGGTCTACTCCAGTACTTCTGATGGGAGTCACAGGATGGTGGTTGCGGTCTTTGCTGAGGGTCACGTGGGGTGAGGGGCAGACGCTGTGGCCTTTGGGAGGCGTGTTCATTGGGATTCTGGTAGTCATGGTGGTGATGGCAGCGGTGGCTGTAGCAAAGGAGgagcaatttaatttattaact AAGATAGCATCAGCTTTCCGACCTTCTCGACTATGGGGCCCAGAGGAACCAATGGCAAGATACATTTGGATGTCACAACGATTTATAAACGAAAACGGATCCGATCAAGAATTCCCCACAGACACAAAAACATTTAAGCACATCATCAATAAATATCACGATAAATGCAACGAAATATACAATGAAGATTGGTTACATACAACTGATATATACCAAAATTCACCCAAAGCTCAAACTAAAAGTGACcttctcaaaaatgaaaatccgCTGTATAATAATGTTGGAGCAATATATTCTATACCAACAGTATCAAGtagtaaaagaaaaaagaaaggtGAGGAACAATTCAGATCACCAAATGTTTGTATTGCAAAAGATGAATTAGGAGGTCCAGTAAATTGTAATTGCAACAGGCATTTTCAACTTAATGTGCCCGATTTAAGGAACAACGAAGTATCGACTAGTCTCTAG
- the LOC117984352 gene encoding sodium-dependent nutrient amino acid transporter 1-like isoform X3, translating into MVYIALSAAYMIWIGKGTFPLKDCTKVHMTPNGYENKMNASECFNSTFLAPFTEQPQYLGVMAILIFVLWFFVPIMLYRLHKSLRISLVILAPIIIIVAIILTVFLSDINTLSNMLESCEHWMPLSQPYIWHSTLVQALLSTQIVSGYLISAGGSLYRHSDVRWTSTFVTITNLLSGWLSVFLWQSIGGEGVKDTSFIAILVLIYQSSVSEKRSKEWPLLAFALVLVSGIITVLSLLFPIYDKLHRIAGDYWRIFACASSALGTALTVSVLAQGLDLAAVLDELVIPVLAVFTTIVEIVGFVFIYGWYYLTVDIHFVTGSRLPCFWLVTWWSTPVLLMGVTGWWLRSLLRVTWGEGQTLWPLGGVFIGILVVMVVMAAVAVAKEEQFNLLTKIASAFRPSRLWGPEEPMARYIWMSQRFINENGSDQEFPTDTKTFKHIINKYHDKCNEIYNEDWLHTTDIYQNSPKAQTKSDLLKNENPLYNNVGAIYSIPTVSSSKRKKKGEEQFRSPNVCIAKDELGGPVNCNCNRHFQLNVPDLRNNEVSTSL; encoded by the exons ATGGTGTACATAGCACTGTCCGCCGCATACATGATCTGGATCGGAAAAGGCACCTTTCCATTGAAGGACTGTACAAAAGTACACATGACACCG AATGGCTACGAAAACAAAATGAATGCATCTGAATGTTTTAA CTCGACGTTTTTGGCGCCATTCACCGAACAGCCACAGTATCTCGGCGTAATGGCGATTTTAATATTCGTTTTATGGTTCTTTGTGCCCATTAT GTTATACCGCCTTCACAAAAGCCTCAGGATATCCCTGGTTATATTAGCTCCAATCATTATTATAGTTGCCATAATCTTAACCGTATTTTTATCAGACATAAACACATTATCAAACATGCTCGAATCGTGCGAGCATTGGATGCCATTATCACAACCGTATATTTGGCACAGTACGCTTGTACAAGCGTTATTGTCAACGCAAATAGTTAGTGGATATTTAATTAGTGCTGGAGGATCTTTATATAGACATTCTGATGTCAGATG GACATCAACATTTGTAACAATAACAAATCTACTGTCAGGATGGCTGTCTGTATTCTTGTGGCAGTCAATAGGAGGCGAAGGAGTAAAAGATACTAGTTTTATTGCAATATTAGTTTTAATATATCAGTCTTCCGTATCAGAGAAGCGATCAAAGGAATGGCCGCTTCTGGCCTTCGCGTTGGTGTTGGTATCAGGCATTATTACTGtg CTGTCACTACTATTCCCCATATACGATAAACTTCATCGTATAGCAGGGGACTATTGGCGGATCTTCGCCTGTGCATCATCAGCTCTTGGGACTGCACTGACCGTGTCTGTGCTCGCCCAAGGTTTGGATCTAGCTGCAGTGCTAGATGAGCTGGTGATCCCGGTACTGGCTGTGTTCACTACTATTGTGGAAATCGTGGGATTTGTTTTCATTTATG GTTGGTACTACCTCACAGTAGACATACACTTTGTGACCGGTTCAAGGTTACCATGTTTCTGGCTAGTGACGTGGTGGTCTACTCCAGTACTTCTGATGGGAGTCACAGGATGGTGGTTGCGGTCTTTGCTGAGGGTCACGTGGGGTGAGGGGCAGACGCTGTGGCCTTTGGGAGGCGTGTTCATTGGGATTCTGGTAGTCATGGTGGTGATGGCAGCGGTGGCTGTAGCAAAGGAGgagcaatttaatttattaact AAGATAGCATCAGCTTTCCGACCTTCTCGACTATGGGGCCCAGAGGAACCAATGGCAAGATACATTTGGATGTCACAACGATTTATAAACGAAAACGGATCCGATCAAGAATTCCCCACAGACACAAAAACATTTAAGCACATCATCAATAAATATCACGATAAATGCAACGAAATATACAATGAAGATTGGTTACATACAACTGATATATACCAAAATTCACCCAAAGCTCAAACTAAAAGTGACcttctcaaaaatgaaaatccgCTGTATAATAATGTTGGAGCAATATATTCTATACCAACAGTATCAAGtagtaaaagaaaaaagaaaggtGAGGAACAATTCAGATCACCAAATGTTTGTATTGCAAAAGATGAATTAGGAGGTCCAGTAAATTGTAATTGCAACAGGCATTTTCAACTTAATGTGCCCGATTTAAGGAACAACGAAGTATCGACTAGTCTCTAG